A window of the Hippoglossus stenolepis isolate QCI-W04-F060 chromosome 8, HSTE1.2, whole genome shotgun sequence genome harbors these coding sequences:
- the arid1aa gene encoding AT-rich interactive domain-containing protein 1A isoform X2 has product MAAQVATLNTSPPSELKKPDRDPKEESVPGEKQSDKKQPGLDSGSPGRGELQDGAEGGNAGGGGEPEMKNGNGNPPRANNNNQNDSVGPEGNNHPGLVHHHGTAFPPPSYGYSQHYGRTPFHQHGGQQSPGMAAAAGPVVQSSNMMDPYQPNSHEHGFSNHQFNNYNPFPNRTPYPGQAYAMNSPRSTQAPTAGGQPAKQQPPAGGPTAMAGSYSNQRYNIGNPQPTSTPTLNKLLTSPSSTRGYPNYPSGDYTSQDGASKGPADMGSSGQYGGSNPGWQQRSHHPSPMSPGSAGQPLARSQQPPGPMDPMGKMRGQLYGAGSPYAQQSPQGPPTGPQQGPGYPGQGYGPAGPQRYPVGMQGRSPGGMGTMPYGPQMGSYGQQGPGGYGAQGQAPYYGQPGQPPHPSQQQTPYSQTPPGTPGGQTPYQGQPHPAPTSAPHTQGGPPYQQPHMPQQPQGPLPGPSQGPPQSQPPYAQASAPPSGQSPYTQQQGPPSQTQQQPSSQAPPGSQGQSSYPGSTQGPQQPPSQQQQAQSQPPQQPPGHSQHPQGQPAAYPQNPQQQAQQSPYQRFPPPQQQEVSQDSFQSNAPPSTQPKSGPEDSQGRPSSLPDLSGSIDDLPTGTEGALSPVVSTSGVSSSQGEQSNPAQSPFSPHTSPHLPGIRGPSPSPAGSPAGASTPRTGPLSPANMPVTQMPPRPSSVQSDGSLHPAMSQSPMTQDRGFMQRNPQMPPYGSPTSASALSPRQSSGGQVHPGMAPYQQNNSMGGYGQQGGQYGPQGYPRQPGYGNMPNANYPGPGMGPINPMAGQSGGPPYAGIPPGRMPPNQMGARPYGPNMGPNMGPNMAPNMGPNMAPNMAPNMGPNMGPNMGPNVPPNMVNLPPQVASGMCPPPGMNRKPQDPAAMQHPATNSMHNRMPGYPNMAPGMMGSGPPYGPPMNNMPGMMNTQGGSPYPMGPNMANNSSGMAPSPEMNNKMNNKVEGTPTPKPEPKAKKSNSSTTTNEKITRLYELGPEPERKIWVDRYLAFIEEKAMPMTNLPAVGRKPLDLFRLYMSVKEIGSMAQVSKNKKWRDLATSLNVGTSSSAASSLKKQYIQCLYAFECKVERGEDPPPEIFTDNKKNQAAKVQPPSPASLCSTAGSGSLQGPQTPQSTSSSMAEGGDLKPPTPASTPHTQMPPVSSVNLQDPFSEGNDPAFPRKNMTPNSAYQSGMNTPDMQGRMGTYEPNKDPFGNMRKVGEQFLPASQGPNSGVGDQQQQPPQQQQQQPPFNRGPPGAMGSMPMGPRQQYPYGPGYDRRSEQGIGPEGNMVSGAPPPNPMMPANADAGMYSPNRFPPQQPRHDSYGNQYPGQGTPPSGSFPNQQPGMYPQQQSYKRPVEGGYPPSKRHETEYSGPFPGGQQPPQQQQQGGSSAPSSGQQESYNQFSGSGPFPGPDRRPPGPGNQFPFPFGRERMQGATGPNAQPNMPPQMMQSGPEGPQGGMWQGPRDMNYQNYPSRQGGPGGPPQGPGYPGMTRPEEMMSSEQRMNHDGQWGGQMGPRQPPYGPAGPGQAMPRSVQSNYQPPQGVQNHIPQVSSPASMPRPMESRTSPSKSPYMHGVMKMQKAGPPVPASHIVPPPVQSPLIRRDMPFPPGSIEATHPVLKPRRRLTMKDIGTPEAWRVMMSLKSGLLAESTWALDTINILLYDDGSISTFELNTLPGMLELVVEYFRRCLIEIFGILREYEVGDLGQRTLIDPDALKQDWDSMDEEEPRAEDMEQDDEEDEEEEEERETDGPARVKEEEEQEQCSKSRGKDDKTEDEERKSKGSSSEQTSSLQSLPAHERPKQSSKFDKFPVKVVRKKDLFAPGQSNNHGKLQEFDSGLLHWSAGGGDSTDHIQTHFEPRKDFLEPRVRMPVPQVLLKRRIPEEELQDIWLPNEEEKRKHQDEEERPKESSSSEKAAVSEKASPSPSSEEERKTQSETKTVEEEAASLLEMNRPFLSSSFVLTQRSKQIGAILEDEPHSKDEGPLIALANWQDSLARRCVCISNIVRSLSFVPGNDHEMSKHPGLLLLLGRLILLHHRHPERKQAPLTYEKDEDSEEGMGQRDEWWWDCLELLRENTLVTLANISGQLDLSIYPESICLPLLDGLLHWAVCPSAEAQDPFPTLGPHSALSPQRLVLETLSKLSIQDNNVDLILATPPFSRLEKLYGNLVRLIGDRKVAVCREMAVVLLANLAQGDTMAARAIAVQKGSVGTLLGFLEDSLAATQLQQSQSSLLHLQGMHFEPTSPDMMRRAARALHALAKVEENHSEFTLHESRLLDLSVSPLMNSLVSHVICDVLFLIGQS; this is encoded by the exons ATGGCCGCTCAGGTCGCCACTCTTAACACTAGCCCGCCTTCCGAACTCAAAAAGCCGGATCGGGACCCCAAGGAGGAGTCGGTACCGGGGGAGAAGCAGTCGGACAAAAAGCAGCCGGGCTTGGACAGCGGATCGCCGGGCCGGGGGGAGCTGCAGGACGGGGCCGAGGGTGGAAatgcagggggaggaggggaacCTGAGATGAAGAACGGGAATGGGAACCCGCCCAGGGctaacaataataatcagaaTGACTCTGTTGGACCGGAGGGAAACAACCATCCCGGCTTGGTGCATCACCACGGAACCGCTTTCCCTCCACCTTCGTACGGATACAGTCAGCACTACGGTCGGACCCCTTTTCATCAACATGGCGGACAACAAAGCCCTGGCATGGCAGCTGCTGCGGGTCCGGTCGTGCAGTCGAGCAACATGATGGATCCGTATCAACCCAATTCCCACGAACATGGCTTTTCGAACCACCAGTTCAACAACTACAACCCATTCCCGAACAGGACTCCCTATCCCGGCCAAGCGTACGCCATGAACTCCCCGCGCAGCACCCAGGCGCCGACAGCTGGTGGGCAGCCAGCTAAGCAGCAGCCACCGGCGGGAGGACCCACGGCGATGGCTGGATCTTACAGTAACCAGAGATATAACATTGGGAACCCTCAGCCCACGTCCACGCCGACACTCAACAAGCTCCTGACCTCCCCGAGCTCGACGCGGGGATATCCAAACTACCCGTCCGGCGACTACACTAGCCAGGACGGAGCTAGCAAGGGACCAGCAGACATGGGCAGCAGCGGTCAGTATGGAGGGAGCAACCCGGGCTGGCAACAAAGAAGCCATCACCCGTCGCCCATGAGCCCGGGAAGTGCCGGGCAGCCGCTAGCTAGGAGCCAG CAGCCACCTGGTCCCATGGACCCAATGGGAAAGATGAGAGGCCAACTATACGGAGCCGGTAGTCCATACGCTCAGCAGTCGCCACAGGGGCCTCCTACGGGTCCACAACAGGGGCCTGGTTACCCAGGCCAGGGTTATGGCCCTGCAGGTCCCCAGAGATACCCTGTGGGAATGCAAGGACGTTCACCTGGAGGCATGGGCACCATGCCATATGGTCCACAG ATGGGATCATATGGACAGCAGGGACCAGGAGGCTATGGCGCTCAGGGCCAGGCACCATACTACGGCCAGCCCGGCCAGCCTCCTCATCCAAGCCAGCAGCAGACCCCCTACTCGCAGACCCCTCCGGGAACACCAGGTGGCCAGACACCTTACCAAGGGCAACCCCACCCTGCGCCAACTTCTGCTCCTCATACCCAGGGAGGACCGCCGTATCAGCAGCCCCACATGCCCCAACAGCCCCAGGGGCCACTGCCAGGCCCGTCCCAAGGGCCCCCACAGTCTCAGCCACCGTACGCTCAGGCTTCAGCACCACCGTCTGGCCAGTCTCCCTACACCCAGCAGCAGGGTCCTCCTAGTCAGACCCAGCAGCAGCCAAGTTCCCAGGCTCCACCTGGATCACAGGGCCAGTCCAGCTACCCGGGATCCACACAGGGGCCTCAGCAGCCTCCCTCGCAGCAACAGCAGGCACAGTCTCAGCCTCCACAGCAGCCACCGGGACACAGCCAACACCCACAGGGCCAGCCTGCAGCGTACCCTCAGAACCCGCAGCAGCAAGCACAACAGTCACCTTATCAGcggtttcctcctccacaacaGCAG GAggtatcccaggattcatttcAGTCCAACGCCCCTCCATCCACTCAGCCTAAATCTGGCCCAGAGGACAGTCAAGGCCGCCCCTCCAGTCTCCCG gaccTGTCGGGATCCATCGACGACCTGCCGACAGGTACAGAGGGCGCCCTGAGTCCCGTCGTGAGCACGTCAGGTGTGTCGAGCAGCCAGGGCGAGCAGAGCAACCCGGCTCAGTCGCCCTTCTCCCCTCACACGTCTCCCCACCTGCCAGGCATCCGAGGGCCTTCACCTTCCCCAGCTGGCTCCCCTGCCGGTGCCAGCACGCCCCGCACAGGACCGCTGTCACCCGCCAACATGCCAG TGACCCAGATGCCTCCCAGGCCGTCAAGTGTGCAGTCAGACGGGAGCCTACATCCGGCAATGAGCCAGTCTCCTATGACCCAGGACAGAG GGTTTATGCAGAGAAACCCTCAGATGCCCCCATATGGCTCCCCCACGTCAGCCTCTGCACTGTCGCCGAGGCAGTCCTCAGGGGGACAGGTTCATCCTGGGATGGCCCCATATCAGCAGAACAACTCTATGGGTGGCTACGGGCAGCAGGGGGGACAGTACGGCCCCCAAG GTTATCCCCGTCAACCTGGCTATGGCAACATGCCCAACGCCAACTACCCCGGGCCGGGCATGGGTCCAATCAACCCCATGGCAGGACAAAGTGGGGGTCCACCATATGCTGGCATACCTCCAGGAAGGATGCCACCGAATCAAATGGGGGCACGGCCCTATGGACCCAACATGGGCCCAAACATGGGCCCAAACATGGCCCCCAACATGGGCCCAAACATGGCCCCAAACATGGCCCCAAACATGGGCCCAAACATGGGCCCTAACATGGGTCCAAACGTGCCTCCCAACATGGTAAACCTGCCACCCCAGGTAGCCTCAGGAATGTGTCCACCTCCTGGCATGAACAGAAAGCCGCAAGACCCAGCAGCCATGCAGCACCCGGCCACCAACTCCATGCACAACAG gATGCCTGGTTACCCCAACATGGCTCCAGGCATGATGGGGTCCGGACCACCTTATGGCCCTCCCATGAACAACATGCCTGGAATGATGAACACACAAGGCGGATCACCTTATCCAATGGGGCCAAACATGGCCAATAACTCAAGTG GTATGGCCCCCAGTCCAGAGATGAACAATAAGATGAATAACAAAGTAGAAGGGACTCCAACACCCAAGCCAGAACCTAAAGCCAAG AAGTCCAATTCCTCCACCACAACCAACGAAAAGATAACACGACTGTACGAGTTAGGACCCGAGCCCGAGAGAAAGATTTGGGTTGATCGTTACTTGGCCTTCATTGAAGAGAAAGCCATGCCCATGACCAACCTGCCTGCTGTAGGACGCAAACCCCTTGACCTCTTCCGTCTGTATATGTCGGTTAAAGAAATAGGAAGCATGGCCCAG GTGAGTAAGAATAAGAAGTGGCGTGATCTGGCCACTTCCCTGAATGTGGGTACGTCAAGCAGTGCTGCCAGTTCTTTGAAGAAACAGTACATCCAGTGTCTGTATGCCTTTGAGTGCAAAGTGGAGCGTGGTGAGGACCCTCCTCCTGAGATTTTTACAGACAACAAAAAGAACCAGGCTGCTAAGGTCCAGCCACCGTCTCCAG CGTCCCTCTGCTCCACAGCTGGGTCAGGCTCTCTGCAGGGTCCCCAGACACCCCAGTCCACCAGCAGCTCCATGGCCGAGGGGGGAGACTTAAAACCTCCCACCCCGGCCTCCACCCCTCACACCCAGATGCCACCCGTGTCCAG CGTTAACCTGCAGGACCCCTTCTCCGAAGGAAATGACCCCGCTTTCCCGAGGAAGAACATGACGCCCAACTCAGCCTATCAGTCCGGCATGAACACACCAGACATGCAGGGGCGCATGGGAACCTACGAACCCAACAAGGACCCCTTTGGTAACATGCGGAAAG TCGGGGAGCAGTTTTTACCTGCTAGCCAGGGCCCTAACAGCGGGGTGGgtgaccagcagcagcaaccaccacaacagcaacagcagcagcctccatTCAACAGAGGACCACCTGGGGCAATGGGCTCGATGCCAATGGGGCCCAGACAACAGTATCCTTATGGACCAGGCTACGACAGGAG ATCCGAGCAGGGAATAGGCCCAGAGGGCAACATGGTATCGGGAGCTCCTCCGCCAAACCCTATGATGCCTGCCAATGCCGATGCAGGGATGTATTCGCCAAATCGCTTCCCACCACAGCAGCCACG GCATGATTCCTATGGTAATCAGTATCCTGGACAGGGAACGCCCCCTAGCGGCTCCTTCCCAAATCAGCAGCCTGGAATGTATCCACAACAACAG AGTTACAAGCGTCCTGTGGAGGGCGGTTACCCTCCATCAAAACGTCATGAGACTGAGTACAGTGGGCCTTTCCCTGGTGGACAACAAccaccgcagcagcagcagcaaggagGCTCCTCTGCACCCTCTTCAGGACAGCAGGAGTCGTACAATCAGTTCAGCGGCAGTGGGCCCTTCCCTGGCCCTGATCGCCGTCCACCTGGCCCAGGCAATCAGTTCCCATTCCCGTTTGGTCGTGAACGGATGCAGGGAGCGACAGGGCCCAACGCTCAGCCCAACATGCCCCCTCAGATGATGCAGTCAGGCCCAGAGGGTCCTCAGGGAGGCATGTGGCAAGGACCGCGAGACATGAACTATCAGAACTACCCTAGCCGGCAAGGTGGCCCCGGGGGCCCACCCCAGGGGCCTGGTTACCCTGGCATGACCCGCCCTGAggagatgatgtcatcagaacAGCGCATGAATCATGACGGCCAGTGGGGTGGTCAGATGGGCCCAAGGCAGCCTCCCTATGGTCCAGCAGGGCCCGGCCAAGCCATGCCTCGCTCAGTACAGTCTAACTACCAGCCCCCTCAGGGTGTGCAGAACCACATTCCACAGGTGTCCAGCCCGGCCTCCATGCCTCGCCCGATGGAGAGCAGGACATCACCTAGTAAATCTCCATACATGCACGGAGTAATGAAGATGCAGAAGGCTGGACCCCCAGTGCCTGCATCTCACATAGTGCCCCCTCCGGTGCAATCGCCTCTAATAAGGCGAGACATGCCTTTCCCCCCAGGCTCTATAGAAGCTACGCATCCTGTCCTGAAACCACGTCGGAGACTCACCATGAAAGATATCG GAACGCCAGAGGCCTGGAGAGTCATGATGTCATTAAAGTCTGGTCTATTGGCTGAGAGTACGTGGGCCTTAGATACCATCAACATTCTCCTTTATGACGACGGCAGTATTTCCACCTTCGAGCTAAACACG CTGCCTGGGATGCTGGAGTTGGTGGTTGAGTATTTCCGACGCTGCCTCATTGAAATCTTTGGCATTCTGCGGGAGTATGAGGTTGGAGATCTTGGCCAGAGGACACTAATTGATCCTGATGCCTTGAAACAAGATTGGGACAGCATGGACGAAGAGGAGCCACGGGCTGAGGACATGGAACAAGACGACgaggaagacgaagaagaagaggaggagcgagaAACGGACGGGCCAGCTCGcgtgaaagaggaggaagagcaagaGCAGTGCAGCAAATCTCGGGGTAAAGATGATAAGAcggaagatgaggagaggaagagcaaggGTTCTTCATCTGAACAGACAAGCTCACTCCAATCGTTACCTGCCCACGAGAGACCCAAACAGTCCAGCAAGTTTGACAAATTTCCCGTTAAGGTGGTACGAAAGAAAGACCTGTTTGCTCCTGGCCAGTCCAATAATCATGGCAAACTGCAGGAGTTTGACAGTGGGTTACTTCACTGGAGTGCTGGAGGGGGGGACTCAACAGACCACATCCAGACCCACTTTGAACCACGCAAAGACTTCTTGGAGCCTCGAGTGCGAATGCCCGTGCCCCAGGTTTTACTGAAGAGACGAATTCCAGAAGAAGAGCTGCAGGACATCTGGTTACcaaatgaggaggagaagaggaagcatcaagatgaagaagaaaggCCTAAAGAGTCATCTTCCTCAGAGAAAGCAGCCGTCTCGGAGAAGGCCAGCCCCTCAcccagcagtgaggaggagaggaaaacacagtCTGAGACAAAGACAGTTGAGGAAGAAGCTGCAAGTCTCTTGGAGATGAACAgaccttttctctcctccagctttGTTTTAACCCAGCGGTCGAAGCAGATTGGTGCCATCTTGGAGGATGAGCCTCACAGTAAAGACGAGGGGCCGCTCATTGCACTGGCTAACTGGCAGGATTCTTTAGCCCGCCGTTGCGTTTGCATCTCCAATATTGTCCGCAGTCTCTCCTTTGTGCCAGGCAATGACCACGAGATGTCCAAACATCCAGGGCTGTTGCTGCTGCTAGGTCGCTTGATCCTGCTCCACCACAGGCACCCTGAACGCAAACAGGCCCCGCTCACTTACGAGAAAGACGAGGATTCAGAAGAGGGAATGGGCCAAAGGGATGAATGGTGGTGGGACTGTTTGGAGCTCCTGAGGGAGAACACGCTGGTCACTTTGGCAAACATCTCAGGCCAGCTGGACCTCTCCATCTACCCCGAGAGCATCTGCTTGCCCCTATTGGATGGTCTTCTCCATTGGGCTGTCTGCCCCTCAGCAGAAGCCCAGGACCCCTTCCCCACGTTGGGCCCACACAGTGCTTTGTCACCTCAGAGACTGGTCCTGGAGACGCTAAGCAAATTAAGTATCCAAGACAACAATGTGGACCTCATCTTGGCTACTCCACCATTCAGCCGGTTAGAAAAGCTCTACGGAAACCTGGTGCGGCTGATTGGAGACAGAAAGGTTGCAGTCTGCAGGGAGATGGCCGTGGTCCTCCTGGCCAACCTTGCCCAGGGTGATACTATGGCAGCCCGAGCAATTGCTGTTCAGAAGGGTAGTGTGGGCACCTTGCTGGGTTTCCTGGAGGATAGTCTGGCTGCCACTCAGCTTCAGCAGAGCCAGAGCTCACTACTACACCTACAGGGGATGCACTTCGAACCCACAAGCCCGGACATGATGCGGCGAGCTGCCCGGGCTCTGCACGCCTTAGCCAAGGTGGAGGAGAACCATTCAGAGTTCACACTACACGAGTCCCGACTCCTCGACCTTTCAGTGTCTCCCCTAATGAACTCGCTGGTTTCTCATGTTATCTGTGATGTACTCTTTTTGATTGGCCAGTCATGA